The Vidua chalybeata isolate OUT-0048 chromosome 29, bVidCha1 merged haplotype, whole genome shotgun sequence genome window below encodes:
- the SHC1 gene encoding SHC-transforming protein 1 isoform X5 translates to MEYVDMNKLSCGKKTRVEGGQLGGDEWTRHGSFVNKPTRGWLHPDDKVMGSGVSYHVRYMGCVEVLQSMRALDFSTRTQVTREAIGLVCEAVPGAKGAVRRRKPCSRSLNSILGKSNLKFAGMPITLTISTSSLNLMASDCKQIIANHHMQSISFASGGDPDTAEYVAYVAKDPVNQRACHILECPEGLAQDVISTIGQAFELRFKQYLKNPPKLVTPHDRMAGFDGSAWDEEEEEPAPDHQYYNDFPGKEPPIGGVVDMRLQDGAAQTPNHLGATLPVGQSSGGEYDPQKQHTPAQGREKYPAPAGTSGRTDLFDDPSYVNVQNIDKTRQASASGTPTTANGSAQRDLFDMKPFEDALRVPPSVPVGLPPAQVVASMEEQLRREPWYHGKMSRKEAEKLLKVNGDFLVRESTTTPGQYVLTGLQGGQPKHLLLVDPEGVVRTKDHRFESVSHLISYHMDNHLPIISAGSEMCLQQPVERRL, encoded by the exons ATGGAGTACGTG GATATGAACAAgctgagctgtgggaagaagacGCGGGTGGAAGGTGGCCAGCTGGGGGGTGATGAGTGGACCCGCCACGGCAGCTTTGTCAATAAGCCCACCCGTGGCTGGCTGCATCCCGATGACAAGGTCATGGGCTCTGGGGTCTCCTACCATGTCCGG TACATGGGCTGTGTGGAAGTGCTCCAGTCCATGAGGGCTCTGGATTTCAGCACCAGGACACAGGTGACCAG GGAGGCCATTGGGCTGGTATGTGAGGCTGTGCCTGGTGCCAAGGGAGCCGTGAGGAGAAGGAAG CCCTGCAGCCGCTCCCTGAACTCCATCCTGGGCAAGAGCAACCTGAAGTTTGCAGGCATGCCCATCACCCTGACCATCTCCACCAGCAGCCTCAACCTCATGGCCTCAGACTGCAAGCAG ATCATTGCCAACCACCACATGCAGTCTATATCCTTTGCATCAGGGGGAGACCCG GACACAGCCGAGTATGTTGCCTATGTTGCCAAAGACCCCGTCAATCAGAGAG CCTGCCATATCCTGGAGTGTCCTGAAGGCTTGGCACAGGATGTGATCAGCACCATCGGGCAGGCCTTCGAGCTGCGCTTCAAGCAGTACCTGAAGAACCCTCCAAAGCTGGTGACCCCCCACGACAG GATGGCAGGGTTTGATGGCTCTGCCTGggatgaagaagaggaggaaccAGCCCCAGATCACCAGTACTACAACGACTTCCCCGGCAAGGAACCTCCCATTGGGGGAGTCGTGGACATGAGGCTGCAGGATGGGGCTGCTCAGACCCCAAATCACTTGGGTGCCACACTG cctgttGGCCAGTCATCCGGTGGGGAGTACGACCCCCAGAAGCAGCACACTCCAGCCCAAG ggagagagaaatacCCAGCTCCAGCGGGCACGTCTGGCCGCACGGACCTCTTTGATGACCCGTCCTACGTCAACGTGCAGAACATAGACAAGACACGCCAAGCTTCAGCCTCTGGCACCCCCACCACGGCCAACGGCAGCGCACAGAGGGACCTCTTCGACATGA AACCCTTTGAAGATGCCCTGCGTGTGCCCCCATCTGTGCCTGTGGGGCTGCCCCCCGCCCAGGTGGTGGCCTccatggaggagcagctgaggcgGGAGCCCTGGTACCATGGGAAGATGAGCCGCAAGGAGGCTGAGAAGCTGCTGAAGGTGAACGGAGACTTTCTGGTGCGGGAGAGCACCACCACCCCGGGCCAGTACGTGCTGACTGGCttgcagggtgggcagcccaAGCACCTGCTGCTCGTCGATCCCGAGGGAGTG GTGAGGACAAAAGATCATCGCTTTGAGAGCGTCAGCCACCTCATCAGCTACCACATGGACAATCACCTGCCCATCATCTCGGCCGGCAGTGAGatgtgcctgcagcagccagtggAGAGGAGACTGTGA
- the SHC1 gene encoding SHC-transforming protein 1 isoform X4, translating into MNKLSCGKKTRVEGGQLGGDEWTRHGSFVNKPTRGWLHPDDKVMGSGVSYHVRYMGCVEVLQSMRALDFSTRTQVTREAIGLVCEAVPGAKGAVRRRKPCSRSLNSILGKSNLKFAGMPITLTISTSSLNLMASDCKQIIANHHMQSISFASGGDPVSTRPIRAPCGGLPCPLPSSQCPVSLLLSHPQDTAEYVAYVAKDPVNQRACHILECPEGLAQDVISTIGQAFELRFKQYLKNPPKLVTPHDRMAGFDGSAWDEEEEEPAPDHQYYNDFPGKEPPIGGVVDMRLQDGAAQTPNHLGATLPVGQSSGGEYDPQKQHTPAQAGREKYPAPAGTSGRTDLFDDPSYVNVQNIDKTRQASASGTPTTANGSAQRDLFDMKPFEDALRVPPSVPVGLPPAQVVASMEEQLRREPWYHGKMSRKEAEKLLKVNGDFLVRESTTTPGQYVLTGLQGGQPKHLLLVDPEGVVRTKDHRFESVSHLISYHMDNHLPIISAGSEMCLQQPVERRL; encoded by the exons ATGAACAAgctgagctgtgggaagaagacGCGGGTGGAAGGTGGCCAGCTGGGGGGTGATGAGTGGACCCGCCACGGCAGCTTTGTCAATAAGCCCACCCGTGGCTGGCTGCATCCCGATGACAAGGTCATGGGCTCTGGGGTCTCCTACCATGTCCGG TACATGGGCTGTGTGGAAGTGCTCCAGTCCATGAGGGCTCTGGATTTCAGCACCAGGACACAGGTGACCAG GGAGGCCATTGGGCTGGTATGTGAGGCTGTGCCTGGTGCCAAGGGAGCCGTGAGGAGAAGGAAG CCCTGCAGCCGCTCCCTGAACTCCATCCTGGGCAAGAGCAACCTGAAGTTTGCAGGCATGCCCATCACCCTGACCATCTCCACCAGCAGCCTCAACCTCATGGCCTCAGACTGCAAGCAG ATCATTGCCAACCACCACATGCAGTCTATATCCTTTGCATCAGGGGGAGACCCGGTGAGTACCCGGCCCATCCGTGCCCCGTGTGGGGGCCTcccctgccccctgcccagctctcagTGCCCTGtctcactgctgctgtctcACCCACAGGACACAGCCGAGTATGTTGCCTATGTTGCCAAAGACCCCGTCAATCAGAGAG CCTGCCATATCCTGGAGTGTCCTGAAGGCTTGGCACAGGATGTGATCAGCACCATCGGGCAGGCCTTCGAGCTGCGCTTCAAGCAGTACCTGAAGAACCCTCCAAAGCTGGTGACCCCCCACGACAG GATGGCAGGGTTTGATGGCTCTGCCTGggatgaagaagaggaggaaccAGCCCCAGATCACCAGTACTACAACGACTTCCCCGGCAAGGAACCTCCCATTGGGGGAGTCGTGGACATGAGGCTGCAGGATGGGGCTGCTCAGACCCCAAATCACTTGGGTGCCACACTG cctgttGGCCAGTCATCCGGTGGGGAGTACGACCCCCAGAAGCAGCACACTCCAGCCCAAG cagggagagagaaatacCCAGCTCCAGCGGGCACGTCTGGCCGCACGGACCTCTTTGATGACCCGTCCTACGTCAACGTGCAGAACATAGACAAGACACGCCAAGCTTCAGCCTCTGGCACCCCCACCACGGCCAACGGCAGCGCACAGAGGGACCTCTTCGACATGA AACCCTTTGAAGATGCCCTGCGTGTGCCCCCATCTGTGCCTGTGGGGCTGCCCCCCGCCCAGGTGGTGGCCTccatggaggagcagctgaggcgGGAGCCCTGGTACCATGGGAAGATGAGCCGCAAGGAGGCTGAGAAGCTGCTGAAGGTGAACGGAGACTTTCTGGTGCGGGAGAGCACCACCACCCCGGGCCAGTACGTGCTGACTGGCttgcagggtgggcagcccaAGCACCTGCTGCTCGTCGATCCCGAGGGAGTG GTGAGGACAAAAGATCATCGCTTTGAGAGCGTCAGCCACCTCATCAGCTACCACATGGACAATCACCTGCCCATCATCTCGGCCGGCAGTGAGatgtgcctgcagcagccagtggAGAGGAGACTGTGA
- the SHC1 gene encoding SHC-transforming protein 1 isoform X1 codes for MDLLQKSKYSHLRNESVSSPEEAVAGLGVLPSPVESLASMQSLPGSLSSSLSHAAPLGELSPELEESPTTLCSFFPKMANLKLSNPANLLSLRGSSAGSSPGEPGPPGMPAVVPGGAASPGSVRPVTVCSQDMNKLSCGKKTRVEGGQLGGDEWTRHGSFVNKPTRGWLHPDDKVMGSGVSYHVRYMGCVEVLQSMRALDFSTRTQVTREAIGLVCEAVPGAKGAVRRRKPCSRSLNSILGKSNLKFAGMPITLTISTSSLNLMASDCKQIIANHHMQSISFASGGDPDTAEYVAYVAKDPVNQRACHILECPEGLAQDVISTIGQAFELRFKQYLKNPPKLVTPHDRMAGFDGSAWDEEEEEPAPDHQYYNDFPGKEPPIGGVVDMRLQDGAAQTPNHLGATLPVGQSSGGEYDPQKQHTPAQAGREKYPAPAGTSGRTDLFDDPSYVNVQNIDKTRQASASGTPTTANGSAQRDLFDMKPFEDALRVPPSVPVGLPPAQVVASMEEQLRREPWYHGKMSRKEAEKLLKVNGDFLVRESTTTPGQYVLTGLQGGQPKHLLLVDPEGVVRTKDHRFESVSHLISYHMDNHLPIISAGSEMCLQQPVERRL; via the exons ATGGATCTCCTGCAAAAGAGCAAATACAGCCACCTGCGGAACGAGTCCGTCTCCTCTCCGGAGGAGGCTGTGGCGGGCCTGGGAGTCCTGCCCTCCCCAGTGGAGTCCCTTGCAAGCATGCAGTCTCTGCCTGGTTCCCTGTCCTCCTCCCTCAGCCACGCTGCACCTCTCGGGGAGCTCTCGCCTGAGTTGGAGGAGAGCCCTACCACCCTCTGCTCCTTCTTCCCCAAAATGGCCAACCTGAAGCTCTCCAATCCCGCCAACTTGCTCAGCTTGCGGGGCTCTTCGGCCggcagcagcccaggggagCCTGGTCCCCCTGGGATGCCAGCAGTGGTGCCAGGgggtgctgccagccccggcTCAGTGAGACCTGTCACTGTCTGTTCCCAGGATATGAACAAgctgagctgtgggaagaagacGCGGGTGGAAGGTGGCCAGCTGGGGGGTGATGAGTGGACCCGCCACGGCAGCTTTGTCAATAAGCCCACCCGTGGCTGGCTGCATCCCGATGACAAGGTCATGGGCTCTGGGGTCTCCTACCATGTCCGG TACATGGGCTGTGTGGAAGTGCTCCAGTCCATGAGGGCTCTGGATTTCAGCACCAGGACACAGGTGACCAG GGAGGCCATTGGGCTGGTATGTGAGGCTGTGCCTGGTGCCAAGGGAGCCGTGAGGAGAAGGAAG CCCTGCAGCCGCTCCCTGAACTCCATCCTGGGCAAGAGCAACCTGAAGTTTGCAGGCATGCCCATCACCCTGACCATCTCCACCAGCAGCCTCAACCTCATGGCCTCAGACTGCAAGCAG ATCATTGCCAACCACCACATGCAGTCTATATCCTTTGCATCAGGGGGAGACCCG GACACAGCCGAGTATGTTGCCTATGTTGCCAAAGACCCCGTCAATCAGAGAG CCTGCCATATCCTGGAGTGTCCTGAAGGCTTGGCACAGGATGTGATCAGCACCATCGGGCAGGCCTTCGAGCTGCGCTTCAAGCAGTACCTGAAGAACCCTCCAAAGCTGGTGACCCCCCACGACAG GATGGCAGGGTTTGATGGCTCTGCCTGggatgaagaagaggaggaaccAGCCCCAGATCACCAGTACTACAACGACTTCCCCGGCAAGGAACCTCCCATTGGGGGAGTCGTGGACATGAGGCTGCAGGATGGGGCTGCTCAGACCCCAAATCACTTGGGTGCCACACTG cctgttGGCCAGTCATCCGGTGGGGAGTACGACCCCCAGAAGCAGCACACTCCAGCCCAAG cagggagagagaaatacCCAGCTCCAGCGGGCACGTCTGGCCGCACGGACCTCTTTGATGACCCGTCCTACGTCAACGTGCAGAACATAGACAAGACACGCCAAGCTTCAGCCTCTGGCACCCCCACCACGGCCAACGGCAGCGCACAGAGGGACCTCTTCGACATGA AACCCTTTGAAGATGCCCTGCGTGTGCCCCCATCTGTGCCTGTGGGGCTGCCCCCCGCCCAGGTGGTGGCCTccatggaggagcagctgaggcgGGAGCCCTGGTACCATGGGAAGATGAGCCGCAAGGAGGCTGAGAAGCTGCTGAAGGTGAACGGAGACTTTCTGGTGCGGGAGAGCACCACCACCCCGGGCCAGTACGTGCTGACTGGCttgcagggtgggcagcccaAGCACCTGCTGCTCGTCGATCCCGAGGGAGTG GTGAGGACAAAAGATCATCGCTTTGAGAGCGTCAGCCACCTCATCAGCTACCACATGGACAATCACCTGCCCATCATCTCGGCCGGCAGTGAGatgtgcctgcagcagccagtggAGAGGAGACTGTGA
- the SHC1 gene encoding SHC-transforming protein 1 isoform X2, with product MDLLQKSKYSHLRNESVSSPEEAVAGLGVLPSPVESLASMQSLPGSLSSSLSHAAPLGELSPELEESPTTLCSFFPKMANLKLSNPANLLSLRGSSAGSSPGEPGPPGMPAVVPGGAASPGSVRPVTVCSQDMNKLSCGKKTRVEGGQLGGDEWTRHGSFVNKPTRGWLHPDDKVMGSGVSYHVRYMGCVEVLQSMRALDFSTRTQVTREAIGLVCEAVPGAKGAVRRRKPCSRSLNSILGKSNLKFAGMPITLTISTSSLNLMASDCKQIIANHHMQSISFASGGDPDTAEYVAYVAKDPVNQRACHILECPEGLAQDVISTIGQAFELRFKQYLKNPPKLVTPHDRMAGFDGSAWDEEEEEPAPDHQYYNDFPGKEPPIGGVVDMRLQDGAAQTPNHLGATLPVGQSSGGEYDPQKQHTPAQGREKYPAPAGTSGRTDLFDDPSYVNVQNIDKTRQASASGTPTTANGSAQRDLFDMKPFEDALRVPPSVPVGLPPAQVVASMEEQLRREPWYHGKMSRKEAEKLLKVNGDFLVRESTTTPGQYVLTGLQGGQPKHLLLVDPEGVVRTKDHRFESVSHLISYHMDNHLPIISAGSEMCLQQPVERRL from the exons ATGGATCTCCTGCAAAAGAGCAAATACAGCCACCTGCGGAACGAGTCCGTCTCCTCTCCGGAGGAGGCTGTGGCGGGCCTGGGAGTCCTGCCCTCCCCAGTGGAGTCCCTTGCAAGCATGCAGTCTCTGCCTGGTTCCCTGTCCTCCTCCCTCAGCCACGCTGCACCTCTCGGGGAGCTCTCGCCTGAGTTGGAGGAGAGCCCTACCACCCTCTGCTCCTTCTTCCCCAAAATGGCCAACCTGAAGCTCTCCAATCCCGCCAACTTGCTCAGCTTGCGGGGCTCTTCGGCCggcagcagcccaggggagCCTGGTCCCCCTGGGATGCCAGCAGTGGTGCCAGGgggtgctgccagccccggcTCAGTGAGACCTGTCACTGTCTGTTCCCAGGATATGAACAAgctgagctgtgggaagaagacGCGGGTGGAAGGTGGCCAGCTGGGGGGTGATGAGTGGACCCGCCACGGCAGCTTTGTCAATAAGCCCACCCGTGGCTGGCTGCATCCCGATGACAAGGTCATGGGCTCTGGGGTCTCCTACCATGTCCGG TACATGGGCTGTGTGGAAGTGCTCCAGTCCATGAGGGCTCTGGATTTCAGCACCAGGACACAGGTGACCAG GGAGGCCATTGGGCTGGTATGTGAGGCTGTGCCTGGTGCCAAGGGAGCCGTGAGGAGAAGGAAG CCCTGCAGCCGCTCCCTGAACTCCATCCTGGGCAAGAGCAACCTGAAGTTTGCAGGCATGCCCATCACCCTGACCATCTCCACCAGCAGCCTCAACCTCATGGCCTCAGACTGCAAGCAG ATCATTGCCAACCACCACATGCAGTCTATATCCTTTGCATCAGGGGGAGACCCG GACACAGCCGAGTATGTTGCCTATGTTGCCAAAGACCCCGTCAATCAGAGAG CCTGCCATATCCTGGAGTGTCCTGAAGGCTTGGCACAGGATGTGATCAGCACCATCGGGCAGGCCTTCGAGCTGCGCTTCAAGCAGTACCTGAAGAACCCTCCAAAGCTGGTGACCCCCCACGACAG GATGGCAGGGTTTGATGGCTCTGCCTGggatgaagaagaggaggaaccAGCCCCAGATCACCAGTACTACAACGACTTCCCCGGCAAGGAACCTCCCATTGGGGGAGTCGTGGACATGAGGCTGCAGGATGGGGCTGCTCAGACCCCAAATCACTTGGGTGCCACACTG cctgttGGCCAGTCATCCGGTGGGGAGTACGACCCCCAGAAGCAGCACACTCCAGCCCAAG ggagagagaaatacCCAGCTCCAGCGGGCACGTCTGGCCGCACGGACCTCTTTGATGACCCGTCCTACGTCAACGTGCAGAACATAGACAAGACACGCCAAGCTTCAGCCTCTGGCACCCCCACCACGGCCAACGGCAGCGCACAGAGGGACCTCTTCGACATGA AACCCTTTGAAGATGCCCTGCGTGTGCCCCCATCTGTGCCTGTGGGGCTGCCCCCCGCCCAGGTGGTGGCCTccatggaggagcagctgaggcgGGAGCCCTGGTACCATGGGAAGATGAGCCGCAAGGAGGCTGAGAAGCTGCTGAAGGTGAACGGAGACTTTCTGGTGCGGGAGAGCACCACCACCCCGGGCCAGTACGTGCTGACTGGCttgcagggtgggcagcccaAGCACCTGCTGCTCGTCGATCCCGAGGGAGTG GTGAGGACAAAAGATCATCGCTTTGAGAGCGTCAGCCACCTCATCAGCTACCACATGGACAATCACCTGCCCATCATCTCGGCCGGCAGTGAGatgtgcctgcagcagccagtggAGAGGAGACTGTGA
- the SHC1 gene encoding SHC-transforming protein 1 isoform X3, with translation MEYVDMNKLSCGKKTRVEGGQLGGDEWTRHGSFVNKPTRGWLHPDDKVMGSGVSYHVRYMGCVEVLQSMRALDFSTRTQVTREAIGLVCEAVPGAKGAVRRRKPCSRSLNSILGKSNLKFAGMPITLTISTSSLNLMASDCKQIIANHHMQSISFASGGDPVSTRPIRAPCGGLPCPLPSSQCPVSLLLSHPQDTAEYVAYVAKDPVNQRACHILECPEGLAQDVISTIGQAFELRFKQYLKNPPKLVTPHDRMAGFDGSAWDEEEEEPAPDHQYYNDFPGKEPPIGGVVDMRLQDGAAQTPNHLGATLPVGQSSGGEYDPQKQHTPAQAGREKYPAPAGTSGRTDLFDDPSYVNVQNIDKTRQASASGTPTTANGSAQRDLFDMKPFEDALRVPPSVPVGLPPAQVVASMEEQLRREPWYHGKMSRKEAEKLLKVNGDFLVRESTTTPGQYVLTGLQGGQPKHLLLVDPEGVVRTKDHRFESVSHLISYHMDNHLPIISAGSEMCLQQPVERRL, from the exons ATGGAGTACGTG GATATGAACAAgctgagctgtgggaagaagacGCGGGTGGAAGGTGGCCAGCTGGGGGGTGATGAGTGGACCCGCCACGGCAGCTTTGTCAATAAGCCCACCCGTGGCTGGCTGCATCCCGATGACAAGGTCATGGGCTCTGGGGTCTCCTACCATGTCCGG TACATGGGCTGTGTGGAAGTGCTCCAGTCCATGAGGGCTCTGGATTTCAGCACCAGGACACAGGTGACCAG GGAGGCCATTGGGCTGGTATGTGAGGCTGTGCCTGGTGCCAAGGGAGCCGTGAGGAGAAGGAAG CCCTGCAGCCGCTCCCTGAACTCCATCCTGGGCAAGAGCAACCTGAAGTTTGCAGGCATGCCCATCACCCTGACCATCTCCACCAGCAGCCTCAACCTCATGGCCTCAGACTGCAAGCAG ATCATTGCCAACCACCACATGCAGTCTATATCCTTTGCATCAGGGGGAGACCCGGTGAGTACCCGGCCCATCCGTGCCCCGTGTGGGGGCCTcccctgccccctgcccagctctcagTGCCCTGtctcactgctgctgtctcACCCACAGGACACAGCCGAGTATGTTGCCTATGTTGCCAAAGACCCCGTCAATCAGAGAG CCTGCCATATCCTGGAGTGTCCTGAAGGCTTGGCACAGGATGTGATCAGCACCATCGGGCAGGCCTTCGAGCTGCGCTTCAAGCAGTACCTGAAGAACCCTCCAAAGCTGGTGACCCCCCACGACAG GATGGCAGGGTTTGATGGCTCTGCCTGggatgaagaagaggaggaaccAGCCCCAGATCACCAGTACTACAACGACTTCCCCGGCAAGGAACCTCCCATTGGGGGAGTCGTGGACATGAGGCTGCAGGATGGGGCTGCTCAGACCCCAAATCACTTGGGTGCCACACTG cctgttGGCCAGTCATCCGGTGGGGAGTACGACCCCCAGAAGCAGCACACTCCAGCCCAAG cagggagagagaaatacCCAGCTCCAGCGGGCACGTCTGGCCGCACGGACCTCTTTGATGACCCGTCCTACGTCAACGTGCAGAACATAGACAAGACACGCCAAGCTTCAGCCTCTGGCACCCCCACCACGGCCAACGGCAGCGCACAGAGGGACCTCTTCGACATGA AACCCTTTGAAGATGCCCTGCGTGTGCCCCCATCTGTGCCTGTGGGGCTGCCCCCCGCCCAGGTGGTGGCCTccatggaggagcagctgaggcgGGAGCCCTGGTACCATGGGAAGATGAGCCGCAAGGAGGCTGAGAAGCTGCTGAAGGTGAACGGAGACTTTCTGGTGCGGGAGAGCACCACCACCCCGGGCCAGTACGTGCTGACTGGCttgcagggtgggcagcccaAGCACCTGCTGCTCGTCGATCCCGAGGGAGTG GTGAGGACAAAAGATCATCGCTTTGAGAGCGTCAGCCACCTCATCAGCTACCACATGGACAATCACCTGCCCATCATCTCGGCCGGCAGTGAGatgtgcctgcagcagccagtggAGAGGAGACTGTGA
- the SHC1 gene encoding SHC-transforming protein 1 isoform X6, translating into MEYVDMNKLSCGKKTRVEGGQLGGDEWTRHGSFVNKPTRGWLHPDDKVMGSGVSYHVRYMGCVEVLQSMRALDFSTRTQVTREAIGLVCEAVPGAKGAVRRRKPCSRSLNSILGKSNLKFAGMPITLTISTSSLNLMASDCKQIIANHHMQSISFASGGDPDTAEYVAYVAKDPVNQRACHILECPEGLAQDVISTIGQAFELRFKQYLKNPPKLVTPHDRMAGFDGSAWDEEEEEPAPDHQYYNDFPGKEPPIGGVVDMRLQDGAAQTPNHLGATLPVGQSSGGEYDPQKQHTPAQAGREKYPAPAGTSGRTDLFDDPSYVNVQNIDKTRQASASGTPTTANGSAQRDLFDMKPFEDALRVPPSVPVGLPPAQVVASMEEQLRREPWYHGKMSRKEAEKLLKVNGDFLVRESTTTPGQYVLTGLQGGQPKHLLLVDPEGVVRTKDHRFESVSHLISYHMDNHLPIISAGSEMCLQQPVERRL; encoded by the exons ATGGAGTACGTG GATATGAACAAgctgagctgtgggaagaagacGCGGGTGGAAGGTGGCCAGCTGGGGGGTGATGAGTGGACCCGCCACGGCAGCTTTGTCAATAAGCCCACCCGTGGCTGGCTGCATCCCGATGACAAGGTCATGGGCTCTGGGGTCTCCTACCATGTCCGG TACATGGGCTGTGTGGAAGTGCTCCAGTCCATGAGGGCTCTGGATTTCAGCACCAGGACACAGGTGACCAG GGAGGCCATTGGGCTGGTATGTGAGGCTGTGCCTGGTGCCAAGGGAGCCGTGAGGAGAAGGAAG CCCTGCAGCCGCTCCCTGAACTCCATCCTGGGCAAGAGCAACCTGAAGTTTGCAGGCATGCCCATCACCCTGACCATCTCCACCAGCAGCCTCAACCTCATGGCCTCAGACTGCAAGCAG ATCATTGCCAACCACCACATGCAGTCTATATCCTTTGCATCAGGGGGAGACCCG GACACAGCCGAGTATGTTGCCTATGTTGCCAAAGACCCCGTCAATCAGAGAG CCTGCCATATCCTGGAGTGTCCTGAAGGCTTGGCACAGGATGTGATCAGCACCATCGGGCAGGCCTTCGAGCTGCGCTTCAAGCAGTACCTGAAGAACCCTCCAAAGCTGGTGACCCCCCACGACAG GATGGCAGGGTTTGATGGCTCTGCCTGggatgaagaagaggaggaaccAGCCCCAGATCACCAGTACTACAACGACTTCCCCGGCAAGGAACCTCCCATTGGGGGAGTCGTGGACATGAGGCTGCAGGATGGGGCTGCTCAGACCCCAAATCACTTGGGTGCCACACTG cctgttGGCCAGTCATCCGGTGGGGAGTACGACCCCCAGAAGCAGCACACTCCAGCCCAAG cagggagagagaaatacCCAGCTCCAGCGGGCACGTCTGGCCGCACGGACCTCTTTGATGACCCGTCCTACGTCAACGTGCAGAACATAGACAAGACACGCCAAGCTTCAGCCTCTGGCACCCCCACCACGGCCAACGGCAGCGCACAGAGGGACCTCTTCGACATGA AACCCTTTGAAGATGCCCTGCGTGTGCCCCCATCTGTGCCTGTGGGGCTGCCCCCCGCCCAGGTGGTGGCCTccatggaggagcagctgaggcgGGAGCCCTGGTACCATGGGAAGATGAGCCGCAAGGAGGCTGAGAAGCTGCTGAAGGTGAACGGAGACTTTCTGGTGCGGGAGAGCACCACCACCCCGGGCCAGTACGTGCTGACTGGCttgcagggtgggcagcccaAGCACCTGCTGCTCGTCGATCCCGAGGGAGTG GTGAGGACAAAAGATCATCGCTTTGAGAGCGTCAGCCACCTCATCAGCTACCACATGGACAATCACCTGCCCATCATCTCGGCCGGCAGTGAGatgtgcctgcagcagccagtggAGAGGAGACTGTGA